The following are encoded together in the Cohaesibacter gelatinilyticus genome:
- the thrS gene encoding threonine--tRNA ligase, producing MVNLTFPDGSVREYEAGISGAEVAAGISKSLAKKAVAVKLDGELTDLAEAISADAAIEIVTRTDDDALELIRHDAAHVLAEAVQELFPGTQVTIGPVINNGFYYDFAREEPFTMEDLPVIEKKMAEIIQRNAPFTKEVWSRNEAKEYFAAKGEHYKVELIDAIPEDEDVKIYKQGEWLDLCRGPHMASTGQVGSSFKLMKVAGAYWRGDSDNAMLSRIYGTAWASDKDLKAHLHRLEEAEKRDHRKLGREMDLFHFQEEAPGSVFWHEKGWTLFQTLIAYMRRRQKEWGYKEVNSPDMMEKTLWEQSGHWEKFGENMFTTQTPDERVYCCKPMNCPGHVQIFKNGLKSYRDLPLKIAEFGKVHRYEPSGALHGMMRVRHFTQDDAHIFSAEDQITEVCVDMNEQIMSIYKDFGFEDIRIKFSDRPEKRVGSDDVWDASEAALKTAVEAAGQDYTFNPGEGAFYGPKLEYVLRDAIGRDWQCGTVQVDLNLPGRLGAFYINTAGDKVSPVMIHRALFGSLERFCGILIEHYAGHFPLWLAPLQVVVATITSGADDYAREVKEKLTAAGLNVELDLRNEKINYKVREHSLAKVPALFVCGMKEAEEGTISIRRLGSKHQTSMSLDEAIAALQEEAIAPDLRRARDACLADAEAAE from the coding sequence ATGGTCAATCTTACTTTTCCCGATGGATCTGTGCGCGAATATGAAGCTGGCATCTCCGGTGCCGAGGTCGCTGCAGGTATTTCCAAATCTCTCGCCAAAAAAGCCGTTGCTGTTAAACTGGATGGTGAGCTGACCGATCTGGCAGAAGCGATTTCTGCCGATGCTGCCATCGAGATTGTAACCCGAACTGATGACGATGCGCTGGAACTGATCCGCCATGATGCGGCTCATGTGTTGGCTGAAGCTGTGCAGGAATTGTTCCCTGGCACGCAAGTTACCATTGGCCCGGTTATTAATAACGGCTTCTATTATGATTTTGCTCGTGAAGAGCCTTTCACCATGGAAGATCTGCCTGTCATTGAGAAGAAAATGGCAGAGATCATTCAGCGTAATGCACCTTTCACCAAAGAGGTGTGGAGTCGCAATGAAGCCAAGGAGTATTTTGCCGCCAAAGGCGAGCATTATAAAGTTGAGCTGATCGACGCTATTCCTGAAGATGAAGATGTAAAAATCTACAAGCAAGGCGAATGGCTGGACCTTTGCCGTGGTCCACATATGGCTTCCACCGGACAGGTCGGGTCTTCCTTCAAGCTGATGAAGGTCGCCGGTGCCTACTGGCGTGGTGATTCCGACAATGCAATGTTGAGCCGTATCTATGGTACTGCCTGGGCGTCTGATAAGGATCTGAAGGCCCACCTGCATCGTCTGGAAGAAGCTGAGAAGCGTGATCACCGTAAGCTCGGTCGCGAGATGGATCTGTTCCATTTCCAGGAAGAAGCGCCTGGTTCCGTTTTCTGGCATGAAAAAGGCTGGACCCTGTTCCAGACTTTGATTGCCTACATGCGCCGTCGCCAAAAGGAATGGGGCTATAAGGAAGTCAACAGCCCGGACATGATGGAAAAGACACTTTGGGAACAGTCCGGTCACTGGGAGAAGTTTGGTGAGAACATGTTCACCACTCAGACCCCGGATGAGCGTGTTTATTGTTGTAAGCCAATGAACTGTCCGGGCCATGTTCAGATCTTCAAGAATGGTTTGAAATCCTATCGTGACCTGCCGCTGAAGATTGCCGAGTTCGGAAAGGTGCATCGCTACGAGCCGTCTGGTGCTCTGCATGGCATGATGCGTGTGCGTCACTTCACTCAGGATGATGCGCATATCTTTTCTGCTGAAGATCAGATCACCGAAGTCTGCGTGGATATGAACGAGCAGATCATGTCCATCTATAAAGACTTTGGCTTTGAAGACATCCGCATCAAATTCTCTGACCGCCCTGAAAAGCGTGTTGGATCTGATGACGTGTGGGATGCCTCAGAAGCGGCCTTGAAAACTGCTGTGGAAGCTGCTGGTCAGGATTATACTTTCAATCCGGGTGAGGGGGCTTTCTATGGTCCGAAACTGGAGTATGTATTGCGTGATGCAATCGGTCGTGATTGGCAATGTGGTACCGTGCAGGTCGATTTGAATCTGCCTGGTCGCCTTGGTGCCTTCTATATCAACACCGCTGGCGACAAGGTATCGCCTGTGATGATCCACCGTGCCTTGTTTGGTTCTCTGGAACGATTCTGCGGTATCTTGATCGAGCATTATGCTGGTCACTTCCCACTATGGCTCGCACCCTTGCAGGTAGTTGTTGCTACCATTACTTCCGGTGCTGATGACTATGCGCGTGAAGTGAAAGAGAAGCTGACGGCAGCTGGGCTGAATGTGGAACTGGATCTTCGTAATGAGAAGATCAATTACAAGGTTCGTGAGCATTCACTGGCCAAGGTTCCGGCCCTGTTTGTGTGTGGAATGAAAGAAGCGGAAGAGGGGACGATTTCTATCCGTCGCCTTGGTTCCAAGCATCAGACCTCCATGTCATTGGACGAGGCAATCGCCGCGTTGCAGGAAGAGGCTATTGCCCCAGATCTTCGTCGAGCGCGTGATGCCTGTCTGGCTGATGCAGAGGCTGCAGAGTAA
- the yidD gene encoding membrane protein insertion efficiency factor YidD, which translates to MNGRLMQLLCYLRPRYWAIGFIKLYQIFLSPFMGRTCRYGPTCSHYTVEAIERFGFWAGGWMGLSRVLRCHPWGQSGFDPVPELLPPGSCWYKPWSYGFWNGDHIDPATRLDIPKD; encoded by the coding sequence ATGAACGGGCGCCTCATGCAGTTGTTGTGCTATTTGCGCCCACGCTATTGGGCCATTGGCTTTATCAAGCTTTATCAGATTTTTCTCTCGCCCTTCATGGGGAGAACCTGTCGTTATGGACCGACCTGCTCTCACTATACGGTTGAAGCGATAGAGCGCTTTGGGTTCTGGGCTGGAGGCTGGATGGGGCTTTCTCGTGTTTTGCGGTGTCATCCTTGGGGACAGAGCGGATTTGACCCGGTTCCGGAGCTGTTGCCTCCCGGCTCATGCTGGTATAAACCATGGTCTTACGGTTTCTGGAATGGGGACCATATTGATCCGGCAACCCGGCTGGATATCCCAAAAGACTGA
- a CDS encoding iron-sulfur cluster assembly scaffold protein has product MLDAIYNKKILEFAGNIERLERLETPQASARAHSKLCGSTIDVDLIMIDGKVVDFGHKVNACALGQAAASVMARKVIGQSGDELRDIRTIMHCMLKEGGPAPQGYWEDLKYLEPVKDYPARHTSSLLIFDAVVDAVEQIERGEAQ; this is encoded by the coding sequence ATGTTGGATGCCATCTATAACAAGAAAATTCTGGAATTTGCGGGCAATATAGAAAGACTTGAAAGGTTGGAAACGCCGCAAGCTTCGGCGCGCGCGCATAGCAAGCTGTGTGGATCGACGATTGATGTGGATCTGATCATGATTGACGGCAAGGTTGTGGATTTTGGTCACAAGGTCAATGCTTGTGCATTAGGGCAGGCCGCTGCCAGTGTCATGGCTCGCAAGGTTATTGGTCAAAGTGGAGACGAGTTGCGGGACATTCGCACGATCATGCATTGCATGTTGAAAGAAGGTGGTCCGGCACCGCAAGGATATTGGGAAGATTTGAAATATCTTGAGCCAGTCAAGGACTATCCAGCTCGTCATACTTCCAGTCTTTTGATCTTTGATGCTGTGGTTGATGCGGTTGAGCAGATAGAGCGCGGTGAGGCGCAGTAA
- the folE gene encoding GTP cyclohydrolase I FolE: MDTIIKTDTSSRPAQGQTVTERKRPSRQEAEAAVRTLIEWIGDNPDREGLLDTPARFVKAYEEVYRGYREDPVEPLKRTFKEVNGYKDMVLLRDVEFFSACEHHMVPFVGKAHIAYYPSDGVVGLSKLARVIDTYARRLQTQETMTAQIIEVIEKTLNPRGIALMIEAEHMCMSMRGVQKKGVSTVTTTFTGVFEDDMAKQDRFMTLVGVR, from the coding sequence ATGGATACTATTATCAAAACGGATACGTCTAGCCGGCCAGCTCAGGGACAGACAGTGACAGAACGAAAACGCCCTTCCCGGCAGGAAGCTGAAGCTGCCGTCCGTACTCTGATTGAATGGATTGGAGACAATCCCGATCGAGAAGGTCTGCTCGACACACCTGCCCGCTTTGTCAAAGCTTACGAAGAAGTTTACCGTGGCTATCGGGAAGATCCGGTTGAACCACTCAAGCGTACCTTCAAGGAAGTCAATGGTTACAAGGACATGGTCCTGTTGCGCGATGTGGAATTCTTCTCTGCTTGTGAGCATCATATGGTGCCATTCGTCGGTAAGGCCCATATTGCCTATTACCCGTCTGACGGGGTTGTTGGCCTGTCCAAGCTCGCACGGGTTATCGATACCTATGCCCGTCGTCTGCAGACACAGGAAACCATGACTGCTCAGATCATCGAAGTGATCGAAAAGACCCTGAATCCTCGCGGCATCGCATTGATGATCGAGGCAGAACATATGTGCATGTCCATGCGTGGCGTTCAGAAAAAGGGCGTCTCTACCGTCACCACGACTTTTACCGGCGTGTTTGAAGATGATATGGCCAAACAAGACCGGTTCATGACCTTGGTGGGTGTGCGCTAA
- the hisI gene encoding phosphoribosyl-AMP cyclohydrolase: protein MCAPFDPQADKSKDEIELGTHFLPKFDSDGLIPAIVTDIDSGDVVMFAFMNEKSLRLTLETKEAHYWSRSRQELWHKGATSGNVQDVIELRTDCDQDAVWLKVRTRGATANCHQGFKSCFYRAAELQDGQTNLSFKEESPLFDPKEVYKK from the coding sequence ATGTGCGCACCTTTCGATCCTCAAGCTGACAAAAGCAAAGATGAAATCGAACTGGGTACTCATTTCCTGCCAAAGTTTGATTCTGATGGGTTGATCCCCGCTATCGTCACCGATATCGATAGTGGTGATGTGGTGATGTTCGCTTTCATGAATGAGAAAAGTCTTCGTCTCACATTGGAGACCAAGGAAGCCCACTATTGGAGCCGCTCCCGTCAGGAGCTTTGGCACAAAGGCGCAACAAGTGGCAATGTACAAGATGTGATCGAGTTGCGCACTGATTGTGATCAGGATGCTGTCTGGTTGAAAGTTCGTACACGTGGGGCAACTGCCAATTGCCATCAGGGCTTCAAATCCTGTTTTTACCGCGCCGCGGAGCTACAGGACGGTCAAACCAATTTGAGCTTCAAAGAAGAAAGCCCGCTCTTTGATCCTAAGGAAGTCTATAAAAAATAG
- a CDS encoding patatin-like phospholipase family protein codes for MLTQVFDYFSNGSKPENDQAIPDQDQTVPCLPKVTIGLALGGGAAKGWSHIGVLHALKEAGIKPDIITGTSIGAVVGGCYAAGHLDKLEEFAKSLTRRRLLGLLDVNFSGKSLINGSRLIKLLERYLDNTSIEGLPIPFMAVATELATGHEIWLRRGHLVTAMQASYALPGIFNPVTVNGRYLVDGALVNPVPVSLARAMGARIVLAVNLSDASFGRGSIIPNVDDPHEVIQPCEEDDTVKAQSANLPSFKSIFFGNDTTPGISSVMFDAYTIIQDRITRSRLAGDPADIMISPRVDQIGMFEFHRAREAIEAGYLATQKVIEDFREISQDMKA; via the coding sequence ATGCTTACCCAAGTCTTTGATTATTTCTCCAATGGCTCCAAGCCGGAGAATGATCAGGCTATTCCAGATCAGGACCAGACAGTTCCTTGCTTACCCAAGGTAACCATCGGCCTCGCACTGGGTGGCGGAGCAGCCAAGGGATGGTCTCATATCGGAGTTCTTCATGCTCTGAAAGAAGCTGGTATCAAACCTGACATCATCACAGGAACATCCATTGGCGCTGTCGTCGGCGGCTGCTATGCAGCTGGTCACCTCGACAAACTCGAAGAATTCGCCAAAAGCCTGACACGAAGACGGTTATTGGGTCTTTTGGATGTCAACTTCTCAGGCAAAAGCCTCATCAATGGTTCGCGATTGATCAAGCTGCTTGAACGCTATCTGGATAACACATCGATCGAGGGTTTGCCGATACCCTTCATGGCTGTTGCAACTGAATTGGCAACCGGCCACGAAATCTGGTTACGGCGTGGACATCTGGTCACAGCCATGCAGGCATCCTATGCCCTACCCGGAATTTTCAATCCGGTTACTGTCAATGGACGCTATCTGGTGGACGGCGCGTTGGTCAATCCGGTGCCGGTATCGCTGGCCCGCGCCATGGGAGCTCGCATAGTATTGGCAGTCAATTTGAGCGATGCATCCTTTGGTCGTGGCTCCATCATTCCTAATGTCGACGACCCTCACGAGGTTATTCAACCATGTGAAGAAGATGACACAGTAAAAGCACAATCAGCAAACCTGCCGAGCTTCAAGTCCATCTTTTTTGGCAATGATACGACCCCCGGAATTTCCTCTGTCATGTTTGATGCATATACCATCATTCAGGACAGGATCACCCGCTCTCGCCTTGCAGGCGATCCAGCGGATATCATGATCAGCCCAAGAGTGGATCAGATAGGTATGTTCGAATTCCATCGTGCCCGGGAAGCGATAGAAGCAGGCTATCTGGCAACACAAAAGGTCATCGAGGATTTCCGGGAAATTTCCCAGGATATGAAGGCTTGA
- a CDS encoding CBS domain-containing protein encodes MTVATILDRKGRDVFTLAPQTPISQIVDLLCEKKIGVVMLAEEGKLCGILSERDIVRALAKEGRDVLSQPASAHMTADVICCAENETVVSVMERMTAGRFRHMPVLEGDELIGLISIGDVVKHRIEQTEKEAADMRAYIAAG; translated from the coding sequence ATGACTGTCGCAACAATTCTTGATCGCAAGGGCCGGGATGTATTTACACTTGCGCCACAAACTCCAATATCCCAGATCGTGGATTTGCTGTGCGAGAAGAAAATTGGTGTTGTCATGCTGGCCGAAGAAGGCAAGTTGTGCGGTATCCTTTCTGAACGCGATATCGTTCGTGCCTTGGCCAAAGAAGGTCGAGATGTTCTGAGCCAGCCTGCTTCTGCTCATATGACTGCAGATGTGATTTGCTGTGCTGAAAATGAGACGGTTGTCTCTGTGATGGAACGTATGACAGCGGGCCGTTTCCGTCATATGCCTGTTCTTGAAGGGGACGAGCTGATTGGCCTCATATCGATTGGTGATGTGGTCAAACACCGTATCGAGCAGACCGAGAAAGAGGCCGCTGATATGCGCGCCTATATCGCAGCAGGATAA
- a CDS encoding rhomboid family intramembrane serine protease — protein sequence MARFGGNGGGSWNMPDGKPYREPMFNLPTPILFLGGLMVAIHVVREFLLSQKQDFDILLTFAFIPVRFNDAVATGFSFPGGVFGDIWTFVSYAFLHGSWMHLILNLVWMAAFATVVLRRIGTSRFAAFFVVTAAAGALVHFFFHSDSMSPLVGVSAVLSGAMSASARFAFSGYGSWATALQSTHRQPCLTLEQLRHNRQAVSFLAVWLALNLIFGLLSIGGGGASIAWEAHLGGFAAGLFLFPYFDSFSQGPRKPKEPKKKKADHSHIRVIK from the coding sequence ATGGCGCGCTTTGGTGGCAATGGCGGCGGATCCTGGAATATGCCGGACGGAAAACCCTATCGTGAACCCATGTTCAATCTCCCTACCCCAATTCTGTTTTTGGGTGGGCTGATGGTTGCTATTCATGTTGTTCGGGAATTTCTGCTCTCTCAGAAGCAAGATTTTGATATATTGCTGACTTTTGCCTTCATTCCCGTACGTTTCAATGATGCTGTAGCAACCGGATTTTCCTTTCCCGGCGGAGTATTTGGCGATATTTGGACTTTTGTCAGTTATGCCTTTCTGCACGGCAGCTGGATGCATCTTATTCTCAATCTGGTTTGGATGGCTGCCTTTGCTACCGTTGTGTTGCGAAGGATCGGTACCAGCCGGTTTGCTGCATTTTTTGTGGTGACTGCAGCTGCGGGCGCCTTGGTGCATTTCTTCTTCCACTCCGACAGCATGTCGCCACTGGTTGGTGTCTCTGCTGTCCTGTCTGGTGCCATGTCAGCTTCTGCCCGTTTTGCCTTTAGCGGCTATGGGTCTTGGGCCACAGCATTGCAATCTACCCATAGGCAGCCATGTCTGACCTTGGAGCAACTTCGCCATAATCGGCAAGCAGTCAGTTTTCTGGCTGTGTGGTTGGCTCTTAATCTAATATTCGGGCTGTTGTCTATTGGTGGTGGTGGTGCCTCCATTGCCTGGGAAGCGCATCTTGGTGGATTTGCAGCTGGTCTGTTTCTATTTCCATATTTTGATTCTTTTTCACAAGGGCCGAGAAAACCCAAAGAACCGAAAAAGAAGAAAGCGGATCATTCTCATATTCGTGTGATTAAGTAG
- a CDS encoding PAS domain-containing protein, translating into MKHQVTRELYTYWDGLRGGRTAPERSDIDPAEIHAILGDTFILEYNDEDSQTFRLAGTRLCGSFCRELKGRNFLGLWKKEDLASIKILLTAVADDEAAAVIGFEGKTERDQTLEFETILLPLRHYGQPKTRILGAASPLDMPYWIGIWPLQELSVKSLRLIWPDERPSFMRNPNQAEPAKQNIMPTGTLPSVAARPQKRVGHLMVFDGGKAN; encoded by the coding sequence ATGAAACATCAGGTGACCCGAGAACTCTATACCTACTGGGATGGTTTGCGTGGCGGACGCACCGCTCCTGAGCGCAGCGATATTGACCCGGCAGAAATTCACGCGATCCTGGGTGATACCTTCATACTGGAATATAATGACGAAGACAGCCAAACCTTCCGTTTGGCCGGAACACGTCTATGTGGTTCTTTTTGTCGGGAACTAAAGGGCCGTAACTTCCTTGGTCTATGGAAAAAAGAAGATCTTGCCAGCATCAAGATCCTGCTCACTGCAGTGGCTGATGATGAAGCTGCAGCGGTAATCGGGTTTGAAGGCAAAACAGAGCGTGATCAAACGTTGGAGTTTGAAACAATCCTGCTTCCATTGCGCCACTATGGCCAACCAAAGACCCGAATCCTGGGAGCAGCCAGCCCTCTGGACATGCCTTACTGGATTGGTATTTGGCCATTACAAGAACTGAGCGTCAAATCACTCCGCCTGATCTGGCCGGACGAGCGCCCTTCTTTCATGCGCAATCCCAACCAAGCAGAACCTGCCAAACAAAATATCATGCCGACCGGAACCCTGCCCTCAGTGGCTGCGAGGCCGCAAAAAAGAGTTGGTCA